The stretch of DNA GAGGCCGACGACCGCATCCACGACCTTGAGGATGATGGCCGTCATCACGATGGCCAGCGCGTAAGTCGCCAGCACCGCCACGATCTGCGTCCAGAGCTGGCCGGGATTGCCATAGAAGAGCCCGTCGCCGCCGGCCTCGTTGACCGCCTTGGAGGCCCACAGCCCGGTGGCGATGGCGCCCCAGGTGCCCCCCACCCCGTGGACCCCCACGACGTCGAGCGAGTCGTCATAGCCGAACTTCGCCTTGAGGTTACAGGCGGTGTAGCACAGCACCCCGGCCAGGGCCCCGATGATCACCGAGGGCAGCGGCGCCACGTAGCCCGATGCGGGGGTGATGGCGACCAGGCCGGCTACGGCCCCCGAGGCGGCGCCGAGCACGGTGGGCTTCCCGCGGCTGATCCACTCGGTGAACATCCAGCCCAGCGCGGCCGCGGCGGCCGCCGTGTTGGTGGCCGTGAAGGCGCTGGCGGCGAGCCCGCTGGCCTCCAGCGCGCTGCCGGCGTTGAAGCCGAACCAGCCCACCCACAGGAGGCCCGCGCCCATGACGGTCATGGGCAGGTTGTGGGGCTGCATCGGCTGGTGGCCGTAGCCGTGGCGCCGACCGACCATCAGCGCGCAGACGAGCGCCGAGATGCCGGAAGAGATGTGGACCACCGTACCGCCGGCGAAGTCCAGGGCCCCCAGCTTCTTGAGCCAGCCGCCGTCACCCCAGACCCAGTGGGCCAGCGGGTCGTAGACGAGCGTCGCCCACAGCAGGGTGAACAGGATGAAGGCCGAGAACTTCTTGCGCTCAGCGAAGGCCCCGGTGATCAGGGCCGGCGTGATGATGGCGAACATCATCTGGAAGAGCATGAAGACCTGGTGGGGGATCGTCTTGGAGTAGGCGTCGAACGGCTCCACGCCGACGCCGCGCAGGCCAATCCACTCCAACCCGCCGATGATGCCGCCCTTGTCGGGGCCGAAGGCCAGGCTGTAG from Candidatus Methylomirabilota bacterium encodes:
- a CDS encoding ammonium transporter, with product MLTSTALVLLMTAPGLALFYGGMVRQKNALGTLMHSFIIAALISVQWVLWGYSLAFGPDKGGIIGGLEWIGLRGVGVEPFDAYSKTIPHQVFMLFQMMFAIITPALITGAFAERKKFSAFILFTLLWATLVYDPLAHWVWGDGGWLKKLGALDFAGGTVVHISSGISALVCALMVGRRHGYGHQPMQPHNLPMTVMGAGLLWVGWFGFNAGSALEASGLAASAFTATNTAAAAAALGWMFTEWISRGKPTVLGAASGAVAGLVAITPASGYVAPLPSVIIGALAGVLCYTACNLKAKFGYDDSLDVVGVHGVGGTWGAIATGLWASKAVNEAGGDGLFYGNPGQLWTQIVAVLATYALAIVMTAIILKVVDAVVGLRVTAEDEMAGLDLSQHSETAYTMGGGTYGEFAGGGSALSEAVRAAEAKARVAH